The Raphanus sativus cultivar WK10039 chromosome 6, ASM80110v3, whole genome shotgun sequence sequence CGTTATATGCCATAAATAAGCACATGAAACTTCCTAAAATGAAGCCTATTTCTAGTTctaccacaaaaaaaaagaagagagaagaaaaaaaattgaaaacacaGACGAAAGAGCATGCCTTGTGCTCCAAGAAGAGTAGCATGTTCGTGCTGTGGTGAAATAACTCTGTTTATCAGCACTGATGCGTCATCCCAAGAAGTTGAAACTTGAAGCTGCATTGGAGCTGTGGAAAAAAATGGATTCAAAACTCAGGTAATTGAAAATGAATATTCATCACCTTTGTAACCGAGCTAACAAGGATTAACAAAAACTATCGAACCGTTCTTAGATGCCTTTTGAGGGTAGGAATGAGCTGCTTTGCGCTTTGGCCGAGGGGGTGGCACATGTGCTACTGTCCCGTTTTTCTGAAcctttaaaaagtatttttgagCATGACTCCTTATCTATAGTAAAATCAAGAAGGCAGCAGAGGAGGAATAAGTTGAAAACTTGTCAAAGTaaattcaaacaaaacttaGGGTAAGTTATTCCCTTAAACCTGAATCACTGTCTTGGAGCCCACGAAATCTTCTATCTTCTTCCAGTCACGATCAAACCTAAGGAACAAAGGCCAGTATTTCTCAGCTGTTAAATCAGATCAATaagacattaaaaaaaaaaactaaagttaaaagataaaaaagaataCATAGTTGAGTATATATTATTCAGCAGCTTGAGCAttacataataaataataaaagaagtTCAACTTAACTCCAAGAAGCAGACCTAACATACTCTTGTTTGGTTCAGTCTAAGTAACTAAACTCAGATATGAGCAAGCAAGATTAGAAACCTTCAAGACTTTCTGAACAcaagtaaatataaattgtcaaggagaaaacagagcaaataGTAGTACAGTTGAAGCGCTTCAAGAAACTTATCGTGCTCCTCCTCAGTCCAGCTCTCCCTGGACTTGGTGATGGTATAAGGTTTCCTCACCTTCTTCGAGGAACCCTCCACAGCCACATCCGTCGATGGTGGTGCTTCGGCGGACGTCGGATTCCTTGACGGGGATGAACTCATCGCTTTTTAGTTAAGATAGCGACAGtgttcagagagagagagggagagagaataGTAAAGTCCACATGGCGGCAAGAAGTTGGTTTGTGTGTGTAAAAATTATGTGGAGTGGGTTTTGCTTTGATCCTACACCATTCATTCTTCATTTTCTtactactattttattttgttgctGTCACTTCTTGATTTAGAGGCACAAGCTAAATCACGTGGGGGACctgcagtttttttttctcttgacaAAGAATTGTTGCAGTTTTCGTTTTCTTGAAATTGTATGGTCgtgcttttttatttattttctataattggTACAAAAGAAAATGACTTCTACCGAACTagcaaataaaaatccaaatgaaataacaactcaaacaaaaacaaattaaggaTAACAACTCAAACAAAACAGATTAAGGATCCACCTCCACAGTTAGTGTTTCCATACTGACCACAGTTAGTGTTTCCATACTGAGATCTATAATTGTTATCAATTTAACAAGAAGTCGATATGTCCGAGTGGTTAAGGAGACAGACTTGAAATCTGTTGGGCTTCGCCCGCGCAGGTTCGAACCCTGCTGTCGACGTTATCATTTTGAACTGTTTCCCTCGTATGCTTAATTTGCATGATGAATTGATGATGATGGGAGAACAAAGTTGTAGACATCCCACCacgtttttaactttttttcacgtagaaattttccatttttgtctGTTGTTTTCAACAGCAGGATTCGAACCCAAGAAAGACATTACCTCAGACTCTGTTACCTAAATTCTAATCCAATAGATTCATCATTCATGTATCTATACTATAAACACTTGAAGCGGTTCAACGAATAGAAGTATTACTGCGCTTACATATGAGCAAACCAAAATGTTCAGAGAGAGACAATCGACTTAACACAACCTGATATAGAACCAGGGAGTCGGGTAAATGCactaatcttaaaaaaaaaaaaaaaaaaaaaaaaaaaaatagcagcACTAATCTTCATTTCACAAGCAAATAAGATactttttacaatatttttttagtaaattttttttggtcaaactttTACAATATAAGAGAGCACTACATACAGTCGTCTCCTTTTGCAAATAAACTACTTTTGATGTaacaacaaagaagaagaaaagaaaaagcaatCGTAccctttgatcaaaaaaaaaagaaaaaaagaaaaagcaatcACTGAGGTTGATTGATCCGACTGTAGCCCAAGCCCACTGGGCCTCACTGATCGACATACTTAACATCTCCGTGATAGATAGCAAAAAAAGGTTTTTACTATTTGGTAAGAAAGGAAAATGTGTTAAACATTTGTTGCACACCTGTTTCCTTTAGTCTCTGTAGCAATTTTGTTTTCAGCTGAAGAGAGAAAATGGAAGAAGTGAACGAACATACAActatttatagtaaaatatcACTGTAGCTTGATATATATGTGTGCCAAAAAGGATATTTCCGTATAAAAGTAGAGATAACTTTTGATGAAAAATGGTTTGTGTTAGAAGAAAAGGAGTTAGGTGAGAATGTAATCACGTTTGGACACTTGTGAAGGATGCTTAATATTTACATCTAGATCTCTTATTACATCTCTAAAGAGTGATTTCAAACAATCAAGCGTCGGTTACACTTTCTTACAATAGCTTTCCTTAATCTATAGACTAAGAAAGTTGTCTTGAATTATTTTACCCATATAATTTTGAGGTAATAATAACTTCTTTTCCTTTTCGTTGTAGtaatattttctcttctaaAAGCTTTCCCTCCTGCTATAttcttatctatcttattaaaacaggaacattacaacttcttctaggtggatttttaaagatggacctcatatatttaaattaaatgtctcattctttatatataatacgtaccatagtttaactttgcattgatgtatttccttaaatacagttcttcttttgTCCATATTTCATATatgaattttacatttattacatgtcgatttaaataagatatatactaagaatactaaaaatattaatcgttctataattaccctatacaattcattttaaattgatcagtatactttcattggccatattaattttattagtacgaataacattaggtagataagtcatagacacatacataaagatatgactattcttataactatgttgggcctaatctactttctaaaacaaataacacatagcttcatatattgtatagaatatagtaatattgtatagtattatacttatacagtaatattaaaaacaaaccaaactgaaatataatatatatcaaaaatgctttgaaccattacacacaaaatatattagacctcagagatcaaa is a genomic window containing:
- the LOC108807154 gene encoding protein REVEILLE 8 isoform X1; this encodes MSSSPSRNPTSAEAPPSTDVAVEGSSKKVRKPYTITKSRESWTEEEHDKFLEALQLFDRDWKKIEDFVGSKTVIQIRSHAQKYFLKVQKNGTVAHVPPPRPKRKAAHSYPQKASKNAPMQLQVSTSWDDASVLINRVISPQHEHATLLGAQDDIGPKGILNVSSPSTSGVGSSSRTISCSEVVAKQPPALHGVPDFAEVYSFIGSVFDPKTRLDHVEKLKQMDPINFETVLLLMRNLIVNLSNPEFESSRKALSSYEVNTELPSVTTGSFCPNSTSDKSS
- the LOC108807154 gene encoding protein REVEILLE 8 isoform X2, with product MSSSPSRNPTSAEAPPSTDVAVEGSSKKVRKPYTITKSRESWTEEEHDKFLEALQLFDRDWKKIEDFVGSKTVIQIRSHAQKYFLKVQKNGTVAHVPPPRPKRKAAHSYPQKASKNAPMQLQVSTSWDDASVLINRVISPQHEHATLLGAQDDIGPKGILNVSSPSTSGVGSSSRTISCSEVVAKQPPALHGVPDFAEVYSFIGSVFDPKTRLDHVEKLKQMDPINFETVLLLMRNLIVNLSNPEFESSLVVLIVS